A genomic segment from Gilvibacter sp. SZ-19 encodes:
- a CDS encoding SPFH domain-containing protein, which yields MTNEKIIVPMNGYIMLFFTLAAIIGGIAGIISLRSPWMAGLLILGFFLLPGLVMINPNGSRVLLLFGKYVGTIKKNGLFWVNPFYTKKKISLRARNFDSERLKVNDKLGNPVNISTILVWRVQDTHRAAFDVDNYEHFVRVQTDAAVRELASMYPYDNFADEGLEEEITLRSSTQEVNQALENELTDRLAIAGIEVLESRIGYLAYANEIASAMLKRQQATAIVAARHKIVEGAVSMVEMALEELSKKQVVDLDEERKAAMVSNLMVILCGDKDASPVVNAGTLNT from the coding sequence ATGACAAACGAAAAAATCATCGTACCCATGAACGGTTACATCATGCTGTTCTTTACCCTTGCCGCTATTATCGGTGGGATCGCGGGTATTATTAGCTTGCGCAGTCCTTGGATGGCCGGTTTATTGATCCTAGGATTCTTTCTTCTGCCTGGTCTTGTGATGATCAATCCAAACGGAAGCCGCGTGTTATTACTGTTTGGTAAGTATGTAGGTACCATAAAGAAGAATGGCTTGTTTTGGGTCAATCCCTTTTACACCAAGAAAAAAATCTCCTTACGTGCCAGAAACTTCGACAGTGAGCGTTTAAAAGTGAACGACAAACTCGGAAACCCGGTAAACATCAGTACCATTTTAGTTTGGCGTGTTCAGGATACGCACAGGGCTGCTTTTGACGTTGATAACTACGAGCACTTTGTTCGCGTACAGACCGATGCCGCTGTAAGAGAGCTTGCAAGTATGTATCCTTACGACAACTTCGCAGACGAAGGCCTCGAAGAAGAGATCACCCTGCGCTCAAGTACTCAAGAGGTGAATCAGGCACTAGAAAACGAATTGACAGATCGCTTGGCCATTGCTGGTATCGAAGTACTAGAGTCTCGCATCGGTTATTTGGCCTACGCCAATGAGATCGCTTCGGCTATGTTGAAGCGTCAGCAGGCTACAGCTATCGTGGCTGCGCGACACAAGATCGTGGAAGGCGCCGTGAGCATGGTAGAAATGGCCCTAGAAGAGCTCAGTAAAAAACAAGTAGTAGACTTGGACGAAGAGCGCAAAGCAGCTATGGTAAGCAATCTAATGGTGATCCTTTGCGGAGATAAAGATGCTTCTCCAGTAGTAAACGCAGGAACATTAAACACTTAG
- a CDS encoding S9 family peptidase, protein MKLIKVIILSIILTAQALAQDVNFESVDLKVTSLVEGTLLRPADQSAVPLVIIIQGSGPTDRDGNQPMVMNNSLKYLAQGLSEAGIASFRYDKRIMPMLRNRTLNEATLSFNDFVDDAKAVLKYFQNSGAFSEIHIAGHSQGSLVGMLAAQEGADGFISLAGAGQSIDEVIIDQLERQAPGLAENAQQAFTDMRTEGKAEQFSPGLASIFRKDIQPFMLSWMQYDPKVEIAKLSCPVLIVNGNKDLQVDVEEAQLLAQAKPDAQFAVVENMNHVLKFIEGSDMENAKSYNEPNKPLSPGFLDIVVDFVNQ, encoded by the coding sequence ATGAAGCTAATTAAGGTTATCATTTTATCTATAATACTAACTGCTCAGGCACTGGCACAAGATGTCAACTTTGAAAGTGTAGACCTGAAAGTAACTTCCTTGGTAGAAGGAACCTTACTACGCCCGGCGGATCAGTCTGCAGTGCCTTTAGTGATCATTATTCAAGGCTCTGGACCAACAGATCGTGACGGGAACCAACCCATGGTGATGAACAACTCCTTAAAATACCTGGCACAAGGCTTAAGTGAGGCTGGAATTGCCAGTTTTCGTTATGATAAACGGATCATGCCCATGCTTCGCAACAGAACCCTGAACGAAGCTACACTCTCTTTCAATGATTTTGTGGACGATGCTAAAGCTGTGCTGAAATATTTTCAAAACAGCGGAGCTTTTAGTGAAATTCATATTGCAGGGCATTCTCAAGGATCTCTTGTAGGCATGCTCGCCGCGCAAGAAGGAGCTGACGGTTTTATTTCTTTGGCAGGAGCGGGTCAATCGATAGACGAAGTGATCATTGACCAGCTAGAAAGACAGGCTCCAGGCTTGGCAGAAAACGCTCAGCAGGCCTTTACAGACATGCGAACCGAAGGTAAGGCCGAACAATTTAGTCCTGGCTTGGCTTCTATTTTCAGAAAAGACATACAACCCTTTATGCTGTCTTGGATGCAGTACGACCCAAAAGTGGAGATCGCAAAATTAAGCTGCCCTGTACTAATAGTAAATGGCAACAAAGACCTGCAGGTGGATGTAGAAGAAGCGCAACTCCTTGCCCAGGCAAAACCGGATGCTCAATTCGCTGTAGTGGAGAATATGAATCACGTTTTAAAGTTCATAGAAGGCAGCGATATGGAGAATGCCAAATCCTATAACGAACCCAACAAACCTTTAAGTCCAGGATTCTTAGATATCGTAGTGGACTTTGTAAACCAATAA
- a CDS encoding 6-carboxytetrahydropterin synthase: MSLTVYRKAHFNAAHRLYNPAWDEAKNAAVFGKCSNPHYHGHNYELVVGVTGEVDPETGFVISIEDLKAIIKTEVEDAYDHKNLNLEVKDFEQLNPTAENIAICIYNRLRPHIASDLELEVTLYETPRNFVTYKG; the protein is encoded by the coding sequence ATGAGTCTGACCGTATACAGAAAAGCCCATTTTAACGCAGCGCATCGTTTGTACAATCCCGCCTGGGATGAGGCGAAGAATGCCGCTGTATTCGGAAAATGCAGCAATCCACATTACCACGGCCACAATTACGAATTAGTTGTAGGAGTTACTGGAGAGGTGGATCCTGAAACGGGCTTTGTAATAAGTATAGAAGACTTAAAGGCGATCATTAAGACGGAGGTTGAAGATGCTTACGATCATAAGAATCTCAATTTGGAGGTCAAAGATTTTGAGCAATTGAACCCTACGGCAGAGAATATTGCTATTTGTATTTACAACAGGCTTCGTCCTCATATAGCGAGTGATCTAGAGTTGGAGGTGACGCTCTACGAGACCCCGCGCAATTTTGTAACCTACAAAGGATAA
- a CDS encoding DUF819 domain-containing protein, with the protein MTLFITEVVKDTTPLITNDKIVFGLLMLCLGFVFYTSSKKSGPWAKFYKYIPALFMAYFVPAILTTTGIIAPEWTSVAADGTATEASSGLYHMASRYLLPAALVLMTLSLDLKGVFNLGPKALWMFLAGTAGIILGGPLAVLIVGSISPETVGGEGADAVWRGLSTLAGSWIGGGANQSAMLEIYGYNQKLYGQMVFVDILVANVWMAIILIGIGKSARIDRWLKADNTAIESLKQKMTAFTEKVSHNPSLSELMVLGALAFGAVGASHWLGDIMAAALSGWVDGLSGLTKNVFSFLGSSFFWMVTIATLIGVLLSYTKARNLEGAGASKMGSVFIYILVATIGMKMDLRLIFNNPGLIVVGFVWMAVHAGILIGMAKLIRAPYFFLAVGSQANVGGAASAPIVASAFHSSLTTVGVLLAVFGYAIGTLGAVACTFLMQLAAAS; encoded by the coding sequence ATGACCTTATTTATTACCGAGGTGGTCAAAGACACCACGCCTCTCATTACAAACGACAAGATCGTTTTTGGACTGCTCATGCTCTGCTTGGGCTTTGTTTTTTATACCTCTAGCAAAAAAAGTGGGCCTTGGGCAAAATTCTATAAATACATCCCTGCCCTCTTTATGGCCTATTTTGTGCCGGCTATCTTAACTACTACGGGCATCATAGCCCCAGAATGGACTAGCGTTGCTGCGGATGGAACAGCAACAGAGGCAAGTTCTGGTCTATACCATATGGCCAGTCGCTATTTATTGCCTGCAGCTCTTGTTTTAATGACCTTGAGCTTAGATCTAAAAGGTGTATTTAACCTTGGGCCCAAGGCCTTATGGATGTTCTTGGCAGGTACAGCGGGTATCATTTTAGGAGGACCTTTGGCAGTGCTGATTGTAGGCAGTATTTCTCCAGAAACCGTAGGTGGTGAAGGCGCTGATGCTGTATGGCGAGGGCTATCGACCCTGGCTGGAAGCTGGATCGGTGGTGGTGCCAATCAGAGTGCTATGCTGGAGATCTATGGCTACAATCAGAAACTATACGGACAAATGGTATTTGTCGATATTCTTGTGGCTAACGTCTGGATGGCTATCATTCTTATAGGGATTGGAAAGTCAGCGCGCATAGACCGCTGGCTTAAAGCAGACAATACTGCCATAGAATCGCTCAAGCAAAAAATGACCGCCTTTACCGAAAAAGTGAGTCACAATCCATCTTTAAGCGAACTCATGGTCTTAGGCGCCTTGGCTTTTGGAGCCGTTGGAGCTTCGCACTGGCTGGGCGATATAATGGCAGCCGCGCTCTCCGGATGGGTCGATGGACTTAGCGGACTGACCAAGAACGTATTTAGCTTTTTAGGCAGTTCATTCTTTTGGATGGTCACTATTGCGACCTTGATTGGAGTGCTCTTGAGTTACACCAAAGCCCGTAATTTAGAAGGAGCCGGTGCCAGTAAAATGGGTAGCGTGTTTATATACATCCTTGTAGCAACCATCGGGATGAAAATGGACTTAAGACTTATCTTCAATAACCCTGGATTGATTGTGGTTGGTTTTGTGTGGATGGCAGTTCATGCAGGTATCTTAATTGGCATGGCTAAACTGATCCGCGCGCCTTACTTTTTCTTGGCTGTAGGGAGTCAGGCTAATGTGGGTGGAGCCGCCTCTGCCCCTATCGTAGCTTCGGCATTTCACAGCTCGCTCACTACTGTAGGAGTACTCTTGGCAGTCTTTGGATATGCCATAGGAACCTTAGGTGCAGTGGCTTGTACATTTTTAATGCAATTGGCTGCAGCCTCTTAG
- a CDS encoding peroxiredoxin produces the protein MALEIGDQLPAFTLKDQEGNEFDSQKELAGQAAVIYFYPKNFTPGCTAEACSFRDHFEDFTAAGVQVIGISGDSEQSHAKFAKRFNLPFTLLADAKGQVRRMFGVKSALLGILPGRETYVFNADGILIKRFKALAADPHIRMALRELNKL, from the coding sequence ATGGCCCTAGAAATTGGCGATCAGCTCCCTGCATTTACATTGAAAGATCAAGAGGGCAATGAGTTTGACAGTCAAAAAGAATTGGCTGGGCAAGCCGCTGTGATCTACTTTTATCCCAAGAATTTCACCCCAGGATGTACCGCTGAGGCGTGTAGTTTTAGAGATCATTTTGAAGACTTTACTGCGGCAGGAGTACAGGTGATAGGTATTAGTGGAGATTCAGAGCAATCTCATGCAAAATTCGCAAAACGATTTAACTTACCCTTTACGCTATTGGCCGACGCCAAAGGGCAGGTTCGTCGAATGTTCGGTGTAAAAAGTGCATTGCTTGGTATCTTGCCGGGCAGAGAAACCTACGTGTTCAATGCAGATGGCATTTTGATAAAGCGATTTAAGGCCTTGGCGGCCGATCCGCACATCCGCATGGCACTTAGGGAATTAAACAAATTATAA
- a CDS encoding DUF885 family protein encodes MRILFSLSLLLLVLFSCKEAEEQTTTADGSEALAQLLEDFKAESYELYPWNATFEGDSRFNNLLPNFYTMEFRDKELAYYKKYKEAVIAIDDADLDENELLSKKILLWECERNIEGKDFPGELLPVDQFNSPILMFAQLGSGQSAQPFTNKKDYTNWLERLDAMLPIVDTAMVNMEKGIAQGIVLPQALTKKVLPQIKSLVSESAEQSLFYSPIRMLPEDMDQAVKDSLTQAYTTMINDKLSPKLEELYNYLENTYLPASRESSGYSDIPGGAEQYNRLIKLYTTTDMTADEIHQLGLNEVARIRAAMEQVKAQVGFEGDLKAFFDHVRTNKELMPFTDPQQVIDNFNAIHDKMKPQIDKLFDMQPKTEFEVRRTEKFREASASAQYNPGSLDGTRPGIFYVPIPDVTSYNIYSDEDLFLHEAIPGHHFQVSLTQENENLPQFRKTLWYSAYGEGWALYTESLGKELGLYDDPYQYFGMLSAEMHRAIRLVVDTGIHTKGWSREKAIQYSLDNEAESEASITAEIERYMAIPGQALSYKIGQLKILELRAKAEQELGDNFDIKSFHNEILESGSLPLALLEEKINAWINSLKP; translated from the coding sequence ATGCGCATTCTATTTTCACTATCGTTACTGCTGCTTGTACTTTTTTCGTGTAAAGAAGCTGAAGAGCAAACCACAACTGCCGACGGCTCAGAAGCTCTGGCGCAACTCCTCGAGGACTTTAAAGCCGAGAGTTATGAACTCTATCCGTGGAACGCCACTTTCGAAGGTGACAGCCGCTTTAATAATTTGCTGCCCAACTTTTACACCATGGAGTTTCGCGACAAAGAATTGGCTTATTACAAGAAGTACAAAGAAGCCGTTATCGCGATAGACGACGCAGATCTGGACGAGAACGAACTGCTCAGTAAAAAGATTTTGCTGTGGGAATGCGAGCGTAATATAGAAGGCAAAGATTTTCCTGGAGAACTCTTGCCTGTAGATCAATTCAATTCGCCTATTTTGATGTTTGCCCAGTTAGGAAGTGGACAAAGTGCGCAACCCTTTACCAATAAAAAGGATTATACCAACTGGTTAGAACGTCTCGACGCTATGCTACCCATAGTAGATACAGCCATGGTGAATATGGAAAAAGGAATTGCTCAAGGCATAGTTTTACCTCAAGCTTTGACCAAAAAGGTATTGCCTCAAATTAAGAGCTTGGTAAGTGAATCTGCGGAGCAAAGTTTGTTTTACAGTCCAATACGAATGCTGCCGGAAGATATGGACCAAGCGGTAAAAGACAGCCTTACACAGGCCTACACAACCATGATCAACGACAAGCTTTCGCCTAAGCTTGAGGAGCTGTACAACTATCTTGAGAACACCTACTTGCCAGCCAGTCGCGAGAGCTCGGGTTATTCTGATATTCCCGGAGGCGCTGAGCAATATAACCGTTTGATCAAATTGTACACCACTACTGATATGACTGCGGATGAGATCCATCAACTGGGACTCAACGAAGTAGCGCGTATTCGCGCCGCCATGGAACAAGTAAAAGCTCAGGTTGGTTTTGAGGGAGATCTGAAGGCCTTCTTTGATCATGTGCGCACCAATAAAGAGCTTATGCCATTTACAGATCCGCAGCAAGTGATAGACAACTTCAACGCCATTCACGACAAAATGAAACCGCAGATCGACAAATTGTTCGACATGCAACCCAAAACCGAGTTTGAGGTCCGCAGAACGGAAAAGTTCCGCGAAGCTTCTGCCAGTGCGCAATACAACCCAGGATCCTTAGACGGCACCCGCCCAGGGATTTTCTATGTACCGATTCCAGACGTGACCAGCTATAATATTTATTCGGATGAGGATCTGTTCTTACACGAGGCAATACCCGGACATCACTTTCAAGTATCCTTGACCCAAGAGAACGAGAATCTTCCTCAATTCCGCAAAACACTTTGGTACTCTGCTTATGGAGAGGGCTGGGCCTTGTATACCGAGTCTTTGGGTAAAGAATTAGGTCTTTATGACGATCCCTACCAATACTTTGGAATGTTGAGTGCAGAGATGCACCGTGCCATTCGCTTAGTGGTAGATACCGGAATTCACACCAAAGGCTGGAGCCGTGAGAAGGCTATACAATACTCCTTGGACAATGAAGCGGAAAGCGAAGCTAGTATTACTGCGGAGATAGAACGGTATATGGCTATTCCAGGACAAGCGTTGTCTTACAAGATCGGGCAGCTAAAGATCTTGGAGCTACGCGCCAAGGCAGAACAGGAGTTGGGCGATAATTTTGATATCAAATCTTTCCACAACGAAATACTGGAGAGCGGTAGTTTACCACTAGCCCTTTTAGAAGAGAAAATCAATGCTTGGATCAATTCCCTGAAACCCTAA
- a CDS encoding MauE/DoxX family redox-associated membrane protein, which produces MNFPWHQYLLAVIFIAAGAAHFKWPHIYKKIMPPYLPAHDTLIIISGMLEMVFGLMLVSSDGTTRVAAWGIIVLLILFLPVHIYMLQEKEARMKLPVWVLILRVPLQFGLMYWAWQYV; this is translated from the coding sequence ATGAACTTTCCTTGGCACCAATATTTACTGGCCGTGATATTTATCGCGGCTGGCGCAGCGCATTTTAAATGGCCACATATCTATAAAAAGATCATGCCTCCCTACTTACCGGCGCATGACACCTTGATCATTATTAGTGGTATGCTAGAGATGGTCTTTGGCCTTATGCTTGTGAGCAGTGACGGAACCACCAGAGTAGCTGCTTGGGGTATCATTGTACTGCTGATCTTATTCTTACCCGTCCATATTTATATGTTGCAGGAAAAGGAAGCGCGAATGAAATTACCTGTTTGGGTATTGATACTGCGCGTTCCCTTACAGTTTGGACTGATGTATTGGGCTTGGCAATATGTCTGA
- a CDS encoding DUF4369 domain-containing protein codes for MRTRIFASVLMILGLLSCSEQAENNSILVANIKDLNKGKVYLERLQDSSLIRIDSVLVDGQSPLTLGTNLESPEVLYVHVLVDASELIDTRIPIFMEKGTVELSTRLNNLQGAAVIKGSQNHDKWMEYKQNMSRFTDRNLELIKALIESGKQQNDSLTAAIEAQQLQLVRSKYLATINFATNNTAYAASPYVVLNEVRVANTNYLDTVYNALQDSVRTGTYGKALYALIKEQQAAANEQ; via the coding sequence ATGCGCACTCGAATTTTCGCTTCTGTTTTGATGATTTTAGGTTTGCTGAGCTGCTCCGAGCAAGCCGAAAATAATAGCATTTTGGTGGCCAACATCAAAGACCTCAACAAAGGAAAGGTCTACTTGGAGCGCTTGCAAGACAGCAGTTTGATTCGCATAGATTCGGTTCTGGTAGACGGACAGTCTCCCCTTACTTTGGGCACTAACTTAGAGAGCCCAGAAGTATTATACGTGCATGTTTTGGTAGATGCCAGTGAGCTGATTGATACCCGCATTCCGATCTTTATGGAAAAGGGCACTGTAGAATTGAGCACTCGCTTGAACAATCTTCAAGGTGCGGCTGTAATAAAAGGCTCTCAAAACCACGACAAATGGATGGAATACAAGCAGAATATGAGTCGTTTTACGGATAGAAACTTAGAACTTATCAAGGCATTGATAGAATCTGGGAAGCAGCAGAACGATTCGCTAACTGCAGCCATTGAAGCCCAACAACTACAACTGGTACGCTCAAAGTATTTGGCCACTATCAACTTCGCCACAAACAATACCGCTTATGCCGCATCGCCTTATGTGGTTCTAAATGAGGTGCGTGTAGCCAATACGAATTACCTGGACACGGTATACAATGCCCTACAAGACAGCGTTAGAACAGGAACTTACGGAAAAGCCCTGTACGCCTTGATCAAAGAGCAGCAGGCCGCTGCCAATGAACAATAA
- a CDS encoding S1/P1 nuclease: MRLRTSLLVLVFLMTAQVSFADWGKTGHRATGEIATKYLSPKALAAVNDLLDNKSLALVSTYADEIKSDTLYRAYGPWHYVNYPFGSDYDKHPKSEYGDLMVGIDTAIKVLKDPNSSKEEKAFHLKMLVHFVGDLHQPLHVGIADDRGGNRFQVQWFDEGTNLHSIWDSSLLDYYKMSYMELAATAPYLSPEEVEAVAQGTHYDWMRESRALCEDIYANTKVGANLKYRYAYLYMDKLRMQLHKGGIRLAIILNEVFA; encoded by the coding sequence ATGCGACTACGCACTTCCCTTTTAGTATTGGTCTTTTTAATGACTGCTCAAGTTTCTTTTGCAGACTGGGGCAAGACCGGGCATCGCGCCACTGGCGAAATAGCCACTAAGTATCTTAGTCCAAAAGCCCTTGCAGCTGTCAATGACTTACTCGATAATAAATCGCTCGCCTTGGTCTCTACCTATGCGGATGAGATTAAAAGTGACACCCTATACCGAGCATATGGGCCATGGCATTATGTGAACTATCCCTTTGGAAGTGATTACGACAAACACCCAAAGAGTGAGTATGGCGATCTTATGGTAGGCATAGACACAGCCATTAAAGTGCTCAAAGATCCGAACTCGAGTAAAGAAGAAAAGGCCTTTCATTTAAAGATGCTCGTACATTTTGTAGGCGATCTGCACCAGCCATTACATGTTGGGATAGCTGACGATCGCGGAGGTAACCGCTTCCAAGTGCAATGGTTTGACGAGGGAACGAACTTGCACAGCATTTGGGACAGCAGCCTGCTAGACTATTACAAGATGTCTTATATGGAATTGGCTGCCACAGCGCCTTATCTCAGCCCAGAAGAGGTGGAGGCAGTCGCTCAAGGAACCCATTACGACTGGATGCGAGAATCTCGAGCTTTGTGTGAGGATATCTATGCCAATACCAAGGTTGGAGCCAACTTAAAATACCGCTACGCTTACCTATATATGGATAAATTACGGATGCAATTGCACAAAGGAGGTATCCGTCTAGCCATTATTTTAAATGAGGTTTTTGCGTAA
- a CDS encoding type I phosphomannose isomerase catalytic subunit, whose protein sequence is MDAMPLYALKFNPILKDKVWGGTKIKTHFGKKTDLPNVGESWELSGVPGNISVVNNGPLAGQDLNTLLKQYPAELLGERLYAKHGPVFPLLFKFIDAALDLSVQVHPADEYAKKHHDSFGKSEMWYIMQADEDADLIVDFKAPVSKETYSEALDNKALGTLLNFHKVQAGDSYFIAPGTIHAICGGVMVAEIQQTSDITYRVYDWDRPGTDGKMRELHTQEALDVLNFDAPNDQKLNYTKKENASNQVCRSDFFDTRYLPLTTAITQDLSDTDSFVVYMCLSGTVSFTLNGQETTLVKGQTAMIPAAATRVVIKTDGAELLEVRVP, encoded by the coding sequence ATGGATGCAATGCCCCTTTACGCCCTTAAGTTCAACCCTATCCTTAAAGACAAGGTGTGGGGAGGAACTAAAATCAAAACACATTTTGGTAAAAAAACAGACCTCCCTAATGTAGGAGAAAGCTGGGAACTCTCTGGAGTTCCAGGAAACATTTCTGTGGTCAACAATGGTCCTTTGGCAGGTCAGGATTTAAACACCTTACTCAAGCAATATCCTGCAGAGCTGTTAGGAGAAAGGCTTTATGCCAAGCACGGTCCTGTGTTTCCTTTACTCTTTAAGTTTATAGATGCTGCCTTAGACCTTTCTGTACAAGTGCATCCTGCGGATGAGTATGCAAAAAAGCACCACGATTCCTTTGGAAAATCGGAGATGTGGTACATCATGCAAGCCGATGAGGACGCAGACCTAATCGTTGATTTCAAGGCTCCCGTAAGTAAAGAGACCTATTCTGAGGCACTCGATAATAAAGCATTAGGAACGCTTCTTAATTTTCATAAGGTACAAGCAGGAGATAGCTATTTTATTGCCCCTGGTACCATACATGCTATTTGCGGAGGAGTTATGGTGGCCGAGATACAACAGACCTCAGACATAACCTATCGCGTTTATGATTGGGACAGACCAGGAACCGACGGAAAAATGCGCGAATTGCACACTCAAGAGGCCTTGGATGTACTGAATTTTGATGCTCCTAACGATCAAAAGCTCAATTACACGAAAAAAGAGAACGCTAGCAACCAGGTGTGTCGATCTGATTTTTTTGATACACGCTATTTACCTTTAACAACTGCCATTACACAAGATCTGTCCGATACCGATTCTTTTGTGGTGTATATGTGTTTGAGCGGAACCGTTAGCTTTACACTAAATGGGCAGGAGACCACTTTGGTTAAAGGGCAGACAGCCATGATACCTGCAGCAGCAACTCGTGTAGTTATTAAAACCGATGGTGCAGAACTTTTAGAAGTTCGTGTGCCATAA
- the idi gene encoding isopentenyl-diphosphate Delta-isomerase, whose product MKEEMVVLVNERDEQVGLMPKMEAHEKAVLHRAFSVFVFNRDGELMLQQRALSKYHSPGLWTNTCCSHQREGESNLEAGARRLQEEMGFQTPLKEVTWFIYKAPFDNGLTEHELDHIMVGHYEGEPQINPEEVEAWKWMPIEDVKADIEAHPEQYTAWFKIIFEKYYQHISQ is encoded by the coding sequence ATGAAAGAAGAAATGGTGGTATTGGTCAATGAGCGGGATGAGCAAGTTGGGCTGATGCCAAAGATGGAGGCACACGAGAAAGCGGTATTGCATCGCGCATTTTCTGTCTTCGTTTTTAACCGAGATGGCGAGCTTATGCTACAGCAGCGTGCCTTGTCGAAATACCATTCTCCAGGGCTTTGGACCAATACCTGTTGTAGTCATCAGCGCGAAGGGGAATCCAATTTGGAAGCTGGAGCCAGAAGGCTACAAGAAGAAATGGGTTTTCAAACGCCCTTGAAAGAAGTAACCTGGTTTATTTATAAGGCCCCTTTTGACAATGGTCTTACCGAGCATGAGTTAGACCATATAATGGTAGGACATTACGAAGGGGAGCCGCAGATTAACCCAGAAGAAGTAGAAGCCTGGAAATGGATGCCAATAGAAGATGTCAAGGCAGATATCGAGGCCCATCCGGAGCAATATACAGCTTGGTTTAAGATCATCTTTGAGAAATATTATCAGCATATCAGTCAATAA
- a CDS encoding Arc family DNA binding domain-containing protein, whose translation MAKKKAFALRINEDLMKAVEKWAADEFRSTNGQIEWMLNKVLKEAKRLPKKKEDPKD comes from the coding sequence ATGGCCAAAAAGAAGGCTTTTGCATTGCGGATCAATGAAGACCTCATGAAGGCTGTCGAGAAATGGGCAGCCGATGAGTTCAGATCTACCAATGGCCAGATCGAATGGATGCTGAACAAAGTGCTCAAAGAGGCCAAAAGGTTGCCTAAAAAGAAGGAGGACCCCAAGGACTGA
- a CDS encoding alpha-ketoglutarate-dependent dioxygenase AlkB yields MSDLFGNSEPEPIRLPLAGADAIYYPNFIAANESEVLFEQLLAETAWQQDDIKVFGKVYAQPRLTALYAENEQPYSYSNITMYPRPFTPLLLNLKERIEKVTDAAFTTVLLNLYRNGNDSNGWHADDEKELGQNPVIASLSFGATRVFKFREKADKSNTYKLELGAGSLLLMQGATQHLWQHQIPKTKKEVGPRINLTFRVLI; encoded by the coding sequence ATGTCTGATCTGTTTGGCAATAGCGAACCAGAACCTATTCGCCTGCCCCTAGCTGGAGCAGACGCCATTTACTACCCTAATTTTATCGCTGCCAATGAGTCTGAAGTACTTTTTGAGCAATTACTCGCAGAAACAGCCTGGCAGCAAGACGATATAAAGGTATTTGGAAAGGTCTACGCTCAGCCAAGGCTTACGGCCTTGTATGCGGAAAACGAGCAACCCTACTCCTACTCCAACATCACCATGTACCCAAGGCCGTTTACTCCTTTACTGCTTAATCTTAAAGAGCGGATAGAGAAAGTCACAGATGCAGCTTTTACAACAGTCTTATTGAATTTGTATCGCAATGGCAACGATTCTAACGGTTGGCATGCAGACGATGAAAAAGAATTGGGACAAAACCCTGTAATAGCCAGCTTGAGTTTTGGAGCAACTCGTGTGTTCAAGTTTAGGGAAAAAGCCGACAAAAGCAACACCTATAAGCTGGAACTAGGAGCTGGTAGTTTACTCTTGATGCAAGGCGCAACGCAACATCTCTGGCAGCATCAGATCCCCAAAACAAAAAAAGAAGTCGGCCCCAGGATAAATCTAACCTTTAGAGTTCTGATTTAG